CATATGCCGCGCCATTGGAAAATGTTCCGAAATTAAGCCCCCACTCATTGGTCACATCTTTGAAACCTTCCCCTTGTAAATTTTTAAAAATGAAATTAGGGATTTTGATTTCCGGAATGGCCGAGATTAATTTCTCTTTACTAACGAGTCTACTCGCGGTCATTCTGAAGTCACCAAAGTCCCTGTCCGTAACATCCTTGGGAAAGCCATTGGTGATTAATAGATCTTTCCAACCATCATTATCATAATCGGCAAATAAGGGCGCCCAGCTCCAATCGGTTTCTTGCACACCGGAGAACATGCCAATATCTCCAAAAATAGGTAAATCGGTATCTGGGTTTGTTCCTAGGTTTTGCTGTAATGTATTTCGTGTATACTGGTATTCGTATAGGTATTTTCTTGTAAAAATTTCTTTTTGATAGCTGCTAGGCCCTTGAAAGAGTTTTTTTCTCTTGTTGTAATAAGGCTGCATTTCTGTGGTAAAAATATCCATTTTACCATCGTTGTTCACATCCGTAATATCGCTACCCATGGATGAAAGACTAAAGTGCTTGAAAATTTCACCAGCTCTGTTGGTAAATGTACCGTCGTGATTGTTGATGTATACCAAATCGTTGCTCAGGAAATCATTGGCTACGTAGATGTCCGGCCAACTGTCTTCGTTAAAATCATAGATTAATGTGCTGTGACTGTAACCATGGTATCGAATTCCCGCCTTTTCAGATACTTCAATAAACTTTCTTTGTTTCAGACTATCCACATATACATTTTCATATAGTACATCTCTACTCAATGAAGTGCCATCATCGGTAAGCGGACTAAATTGATTTGGATTAATACCCTCAATACGGTTTACTCCTATAAAAACATCAAGGTCACCATCCATATCATAATCGAAGAACTGGGCATGCGAAGAATATGAGCTGTCATCAAGACCGTAGGTAGCTGCCTTTTCAATGAAGCTGGGGACACCGTTCTCATCGTAACCTTCATTTATGTAGAGTAAGTTCTTTCTTTGGGTACTATCTTTTCTAAACGTGTTACATACATAAATGTCCTGCTTTCCATCTAGATTAATATCTATTATGGTTACCCCGGAGGACCATTGCAAGCTATCGTTCTTTTGTATTTTCGCTGTTTTTGAGATGTCCTGAAACCGGAGCCCGCCTTTGTTCAAATAAAGTCTGTTTTGAACTTGATTACCTGAGAGAAATACATCGTCCAAACCATCACCGTTGACATCGCCTAAAGCCACACCAGCTCCGTTGTAAACAAATTCGTTATCCAGAATATTAATGGAATCGTTCTCCGTAAGTTTATTGTTAAAATCTAATCCAGACGCTGTGGAAGGTACTATCGTAAATAACGTTTTAGGAACTTCATCCTCACAACCAATAATAAAGGTCGCTAGGGATAAAATGAGGCATTTAAAAATCCGATTATTCATTTTGGAATAGGTATAGATGTTACTTACAAAGATGCACGAACCTGTAAAAAGAAACAAAAAAAGGCTGCCAATTTTGGCAGCCTTTTTAGCTATTTAATTTGATTACTAAAAATTAGTAACCTGGATTCTGAGATAAAACATCCGAACCTTGAATATCTATTTGCGTTTGTGGAATTGGATAAAATTCATTTTTACCACCTGTAAAGCTAGCTCCACCAAATTTGGTAACCAAGTACTGAGACTCGTAAGCCAAATAATCGTTAAGTTCTTGTGCAGCTACACCCCATCTAACCAAATCAAAGAAACGATGTCCTTCTCCAGAAAGCTCCAATTTACGCTCCAACCTAACCGCAGCAGTTGCGAAATCTTTGTTAGGAAAAGAAGTGTACTCTGAGATTACGTAGTTAGCGGCATCGGTTCCATCTGCATTTTTAACCCAGTGCTCAGAGTTTGCGGCTCTTGCACGAACTAGGTTAACATATTCCAATGCTTTGTCCAATGTACCGGCCTCAATTTCTGCCTCGGCAGCCATTAAGAGAACATCTGCATAACGAATAATGGTATAGTTCATTGTGGCATATCCTCTAGTCCAAGAGCTACCATCTGTAAATGAATTTTCCTGAGATCTGTAATAAATATACTTCTTAGGAGAATAGGGTCCGGCATAAGGGAAACTTCTTATCCAAGCAGAACCTGGGTGCTCTATCCAATCCAAATATGGAATACCTTTTCTACCAATAGAGTGATCTATTCTAGGATCTAATGGATCTGGATCTTCTACAAAGGTTGCTTCATCATTCCCGTTAGTAAAGACATGTCTATAGATGTTATCTACTTCATTTTCTGGATTGTTGTAGGATCCGTCCAATAATGGAAGTCCGTCCGCTCCAGTTCTAAAAGAATTGGAAAGCTCAATACTAGGTTGGAAGAATCCACAGCAGTTACCGGGACCATCAGGACCTGTGTTGTAAGGGTAGTTCAAATCATCATAGTAGTTCGCGTTTTGAGTGCTACCTGTGTTATTAGCTGATTCTACATCCATGACCGCTTCGGCGTGGTTGTCGTTTTCAGCATTGTATATTTGAGCATAGTCATCCAATAGGGCATACTTCAAACCATTGGAAGTAACCCCGTTTGCAATAACATCGTCGAACCAAGTTTTAGCTTCCGCAAATTTTTGTTGGAACAGTTTGGCCTTACCCATGTAAGCGGCAGCTGCCCATTTATTCACCCTA
This sequence is a window from Maribacter aestuarii. Protein-coding genes within it:
- a CDS encoding RagB/SusD family nutrient uptake outer membrane protein; translated protein: MKTMTKFKKTSVIAMSLLMFGVSCSDEFLEVLPTGSLADAQVGTKDGIEGLLIGTYAALNGVFGNRFEGPNHWVTGSILGGEANKGTDAGDYSSINPVQRYETDPTQGDLNLLWNGRFEGVSRANTVLRALSSATDVTAADAARISGEARMLRGHFYFDLKKHFNQIPVFDETVLAADIPLVPNNGDAWAQIEADFQYAYDNLPSTTDAGRVNKWAAAAYMGKAKLFQQKFAEAKTWFDDVIANGVTSNGLKYALLDDYAQIYNAENDNHAEAVMDVESANNTGSTQNANYYDDLNYPYNTGPDGPGNCCGFFQPSIELSNSFRTGADGLPLLDGSYNNPENEVDNIYRHVFTNGNDEATFVEDPDPLDPRIDHSIGRKGIPYLDWIEHPGSAWIRSFPYAGPYSPKKYIYYRSQENSFTDGSSWTRGYATMNYTIIRYADVLLMAAEAEIEAGTLDKALEYVNLVRARAANSEHWVKNADGTDAANYVISEYTSFPNKDFATAAVRLERKLELSGEGHRFFDLVRWGVAAQELNDYLAYESQYLVTKFGGASFTGGKNEFYPIPQTQIDIQGSDVLSQNPGY